A genomic region of Anaerobaca lacustris contains the following coding sequences:
- a CDS encoding polysaccharide deacetylase family protein, which yields MSRCGGVTRRDALRTAVASGLLLAVGGGCGSRDTRTSTVTAHPYAAAARRSDAFAWPEGKRAAVSLTFDDARPSQALTGIPLLDHYGVKGTFFVSPGPLQTHLPAWKQALANGHEIGNHSLHHPCTGNFAFARDKALEDYTLNQMERELREANRVIESALGVRPTTFAYPCGQKFVGRGRHLRSYVPLVARMFEAGRGWMDEAANDPAFCDPAQLLGMELDGLDFQAPRKLIDSAVANGSWLVFAGHEIGEGGRQTTRIDTLEAICRYAQDPNHGIWIDTVQTIVRYVRETR from the coding sequence ATGAGTCGGTGCGGTGGCGTCACACGGCGGGATGCCCTTCGGACGGCGGTGGCCTCCGGCCTGCTGCTGGCGGTCGGTGGCGGATGTGGAAGCCGGGACACCAGGACCAGTACTGTCACGGCGCACCCGTATGCGGCAGCGGCCCGGCGGAGCGATGCGTTCGCCTGGCCCGAGGGCAAGCGGGCCGCTGTGAGCCTGACGTTCGACGATGCGCGACCCAGCCAGGCACTGACGGGCATTCCGTTGCTCGACCATTACGGCGTGAAAGGGACGTTCTTCGTCTCGCCCGGTCCGCTCCAGACGCATCTGCCCGCCTGGAAGCAGGCCCTCGCCAACGGCCACGAGATCGGCAACCATTCGCTGCACCACCCCTGTACCGGCAACTTCGCCTTCGCCCGGGACAAGGCGCTGGAGGACTACACGCTCAATCAGATGGAGCGGGAGTTGCGCGAGGCGAACCGGGTCATCGAATCGGCCCTGGGCGTACGGCCGACCACCTTCGCCTACCCGTGCGGACAGAAGTTCGTCGGACGTGGACGCCATCTGCGCAGCTACGTGCCACTCGTGGCGCGAATGTTTGAGGCCGGGCGCGGGTGGATGGACGAGGCGGCCAACGATCCGGCCTTCTGCGACCCGGCCCAACTGCTCGGCATGGAGCTGGACGGTCTCGACTTCCAGGCCCCCAGGAAACTCATCGACTCGGCCGTCGCGAACGGTTCGTGGCTCGTCTTCGCCGGCCACGAGATCGGCGAGGGCGGCCGGCAGACCACGCGCATCGACACGCTCGAAGCGATCTGCCGGTACGCTCAGGACCCGAACCACGGCATCTGGATCGACACCGTCCAGACCATCGTCCGCTACGTCCGCGAAACGCGATGA
- a CDS encoding L-lactate dehydrogenase: MVKTHRKVVVIGAGSVGTTYIYALLQTGLASEIALIDLDAKRVEGEIMDLSHGLPFIPPVSVKAGTYDDCADAHLIVVTAGAKQTPGQSRIELIQKNAQIVQSICAQIRSSGSTAVVLMVTNPVDTLTQVAQRHLELPRGSVIGSGTVLDSARFKYMLSRHCGIDARNVHAYILGEHGDSEVPAWSMTHIAGIPIREYCEICKVCDYPRHHEQIAREVRDSAYHIIDYKGSTFYGIGLSLLRISGAILRDEHSVLTVSTLLEGEYGLKDICLSIPCIVGENGVERIIAARLPAAEQEGLERSAEILRGVLQSVSV; encoded by the coding sequence ATGGTGAAGACGCATCGCAAAGTGGTTGTCATTGGAGCCGGATCGGTCGGGACGACGTACATCTACGCTCTGCTGCAGACGGGGCTGGCCAGCGAGATCGCTTTGATCGACCTCGACGCCAAACGGGTCGAAGGCGAGATCATGGACCTGTCGCACGGGTTGCCGTTCATTCCGCCGGTTTCCGTCAAGGCGGGCACGTACGACGACTGCGCCGATGCCCACCTGATCGTCGTCACCGCCGGGGCCAAGCAGACGCCGGGGCAGTCGCGCATCGAGCTGATCCAGAAGAACGCCCAGATCGTTCAGTCGATCTGCGCGCAGATTCGCAGTTCCGGCTCGACTGCCGTGGTGCTCATGGTGACCAATCCGGTCGATACACTTACCCAGGTTGCCCAGAGACATCTGGAACTGCCGCGCGGCAGCGTCATCGGATCGGGCACCGTGCTGGACAGCGCCCGGTTCAAGTACATGCTGAGCCGACACTGCGGGATCGACGCCAGAAACGTACACGCCTACATCCTCGGCGAGCACGGCGACAGCGAGGTGCCCGCCTGGAGCATGACACATATCGCGGGCATTCCGATCCGCGAATACTGCGAAATCTGCAAGGTCTGCGACTACCCCAGACATCACGAGCAGATCGCCCGCGAAGTCCGTGATTCCGCGTACCACATCATCGACTACAAGGGCTCGACGTTCTACGGGATCGGGCTTTCGCTGCTGCGGATCTCCGGCGCCATCCTCCGCGACGAGCACAGCGTATTGACCGTATCGACCCTGCTGGAGGGAGAATACGGCCTGAAGGACATCTGCCTGAGCATCCCTTGCATCGTGGGGGAAAACGGCGTCGAGCGGATCATCGCCGCCCGCCTGCCGGCGGCTGAGCAAGAGGGCCTGGAGCGGTCGGCCGAGATCCTGCGCGGCGTTCTTCAAAGCGTGTCGGTATAG
- a CDS encoding DUF502 domain-containing protein — translation MKWIGKRFVHGLMAILPIALTLYLIYWLATSAESVLGAVIRYVIGDAYVPGLGVLFGFLITLGVGVLLQLWLFRKVFSLGEALLQKIPGIKSLYGSIRDLVGFFDSSKEKDFDKTVMVAIGDENTRLMGLVTRESFDDLPEGIGDDQTVAVYLPMSYQLGGFTIMVPKDKIHPVDMTVDRAMQFVLTAGVSAEGKADKTPAQ, via the coding sequence ATGAAATGGATCGGCAAGCGCTTCGTTCATGGATTGATGGCGATTCTTCCCATCGCGCTGACGCTCTATCTGATCTACTGGCTGGCCACATCGGCCGAATCCGTCCTCGGTGCGGTCATCCGGTACGTGATCGGGGACGCCTACGTTCCCGGCCTCGGCGTGCTGTTCGGGTTTCTCATCACGCTGGGTGTCGGCGTGCTCCTTCAGCTCTGGTTGTTCCGCAAGGTCTTTTCGCTGGGTGAAGCGCTGCTGCAGAAGATCCCCGGGATCAAATCGCTGTACGGCTCCATTCGCGATCTGGTCGGCTTCTTCGACTCCTCGAAAGAGAAGGACTTCGACAAGACCGTCATGGTCGCTATCGGTGATGAGAACACACGTCTGATGGGTCTGGTGACAAGGGAGAGTTTCGACGACCTGCCCGAAGGGATCGGTGACGATCAGACGGTGGCCGTCTATCTGCCGATGAGCTACCAGTTGGGCGGCTTCACAATCATGGTCCCGAAGGACAAGATCCATCCGGTCGATATGACGGTCGATCGGGCGATGCAGTTCGTGCTGACGGCCGGGGTCTCGGCCGAAGGCAAGGCCGACAAGACGCCGGCTCAGTAA
- a CDS encoding sialidase family protein yields the protein MKDIRTIWIVAMTAALLGGAAVAGDVPLRPLLVVEPSEQNPRNSEGDIIELMDGRLCLIYTRFTGGSGDHAGADLVKRVSADGGATWSDPEIVVRQTGGLNVMSVSLLRLQDERIALFYLRKTSREDCRPTMCISTDETRTWSEPTVCVTDEVGYYVLNNDRAVQLKSGRIILPVAWHQGPGKPRDNAGVILCYLSDDSGDTWRRSADSFKGYDPNGKRIILQEPGVVELTDGRLMMFIRTDAGSQYICHSTDGGDTWSKPRPSELASPLSPASIERIPWTGDLVCVWNDHSGRHPYPAGRRTPLCVAVSTDEGETWGASRVIEADPDGWYCYTAIAFVKDRMLLAYCAGDKQVGGLNRLKVLAISKDWLASR from the coding sequence ATGAAAGATATCCGAACGATTTGGATCGTGGCGATGACGGCCGCGCTGCTGGGCGGGGCGGCTGTGGCCGGCGATGTGCCGCTGCGGCCGCTGCTGGTCGTTGAGCCGAGCGAGCAGAACCCGCGAAACTCCGAGGGCGACATCATCGAACTGATGGATGGGCGGCTCTGTCTGATCTACACGCGGTTCACCGGCGGCAGCGGCGACCATGCGGGGGCCGATCTGGTGAAGCGCGTCTCGGCCGACGGGGGCGCGACCTGGAGCGATCCCGAGATCGTGGTCCGCCAGACGGGCGGGCTGAACGTGATGTCGGTTTCGCTGCTGCGATTGCAGGACGAGCGGATTGCATTGTTCTACTTGCGCAAGACCTCGCGGGAAGACTGCCGGCCCACGATGTGCATCTCGACCGACGAGACGCGCACGTGGAGCGAGCCGACGGTGTGCGTCACCGATGAGGTAGGCTATTACGTGTTGAACAACGATCGGGCCGTGCAATTGAAGTCGGGGCGGATCATTTTGCCCGTGGCTTGGCACCAGGGCCCGGGCAAGCCGCGCGACAACGCGGGCGTCATCCTGTGCTATTTGTCCGATGACAGCGGCGACACGTGGCGGCGCAGCGCCGATTCCTTCAAGGGCTACGATCCGAACGGCAAGCGGATCATTTTGCAGGAGCCCGGCGTGGTCGAGCTAACCGACGGACGGCTGATGATGTTCATACGGACCGATGCCGGCAGCCAGTACATCTGCCACTCGACCGATGGCGGCGACACGTGGTCGAAGCCGCGGCCCTCCGAACTGGCCTCGCCGCTGAGCCCCGCCTCGATCGAACGTATTCCATGGACGGGCGATCTGGTCTGCGTGTGGAACGATCATTCCGGGCGTCACCCATACCCGGCCGGCCGACGCACGCCGCTGTGCGTGGCCGTCAGCACCGACGAAGGCGAGACCTGGGGCGCCTCGCGCGTCATTGAGGCCGATCCCGACGGCTGGTACTGCTACACGGCGATCGCGTTCGTAAAAGATCGGATGCTTCTGGCCTACTGCGCCGGCGACAAGCAGGTCGGCGGACTGAACCGCCTCAAGGTCCTGGCCATCTCCAAAGACTGGCTGGCGTCGCGATGA
- the nadB gene encoding L-aspartate oxidase, translated as MKQRNKSEGTTEAERVRFGEPRRYLVDVDSISTNQLFTDCVIVGAGLAGLRAAIEAADHRNVVVVCKGTMEDSNTWKAQGGVASVLGKDDTFESHIADTFKTGGGICDEQIVKLVVRQGPELIHQLQEWGTAFDLVDGQVDITLEGGHSRARIVHAHGDETGRAIAETLIERVRSTPNIKVIENFYTVDVLTDEKQRCVGIIGYDRQHGLQILWAANTILASGGGGQLYRETTNPSGATADGIAMAYRAGAVLRDMEFVQFHPTTLYIAGASRALITETLRGEGAILLDVNGHRFMTEYDEAGELAPRDVVSRAILDQMRKTESTHVFLDVRHLNKEYFARRFPMISDLCESFDIDVSHDLIPVRPSAHYMIGGVLTDALGRTSIENLYACGEVASTGLHGANRLGSNSLLEGLVFGTIAGREVVQKARADVTTSLKHPLIKYQIPHSNRSQLDVPDVRNSLRALMWRNVGITRTAQPLTEAEEIIRFWHRYVMDKVFDSPEGWECQNMLTASLLVTCAAQLRKESRGVHYRVDHPETDDAHFRKHIEIVKAN; from the coding sequence ATGAAGCAACGCAACAAGAGTGAGGGCACCACCGAAGCCGAGCGGGTCCGTTTCGGCGAGCCCAGGCGGTATCTCGTCGACGTGGACTCGATCTCGACCAATCAACTCTTTACCGACTGCGTGATCGTCGGGGCCGGCCTCGCGGGTCTGCGAGCGGCGATCGAGGCGGCCGACCATCGCAATGTCGTGGTCGTCTGCAAGGGGACCATGGAAGACAGCAACACCTGGAAGGCCCAGGGTGGCGTCGCTTCGGTGCTCGGCAAGGACGACACCTTCGAGTCGCACATCGCCGATACGTTCAAGACCGGGGGGGGCATCTGCGACGAGCAGATCGTCAAGCTCGTGGTGCGTCAGGGCCCGGAGCTGATTCACCAATTGCAGGAGTGGGGCACGGCGTTCGACCTCGTCGACGGTCAGGTCGACATCACGCTCGAAGGGGGCCACTCTCGCGCGCGGATCGTGCACGCCCACGGCGACGAAACCGGGCGGGCCATCGCCGAAACGCTGATCGAAAGGGTCCGCAGCACACCAAACATCAAGGTCATCGAGAACTTCTATACCGTCGATGTGCTGACCGATGAGAAACAGCGCTGCGTTGGCATCATCGGGTATGACCGGCAGCATGGACTTCAGATTCTCTGGGCGGCCAATACGATCCTTGCCAGCGGCGGCGGCGGACAGTTGTATCGAGAGACGACCAACCCGTCGGGGGCGACAGCCGATGGGATCGCGATGGCCTATCGGGCCGGCGCGGTGCTGCGCGACATGGAGTTCGTGCAGTTCCACCCGACGACGCTGTACATCGCCGGCGCGTCACGGGCTTTGATCACCGAGACCCTGCGGGGCGAAGGGGCGATCCTGCTCGACGTGAACGGACACCGCTTCATGACCGAGTACGACGAGGCGGGTGAGCTGGCGCCGCGCGACGTGGTGAGCCGTGCGATTCTGGACCAGATGCGCAAGACCGAATCGACGCACGTCTTTCTCGACGTACGGCACCTGAACAAGGAGTATTTCGCCCGGCGGTTCCCGATGATCAGCGACCTATGCGAGAGCTTCGACATCGACGTGAGCCACGATCTGATCCCGGTGCGGCCCAGCGCACATTATATGATCGGCGGCGTGCTGACCGATGCACTGGGGAGGACGAGCATCGAGAACCTGTACGCCTGTGGCGAGGTCGCCTCGACGGGCCTGCACGGCGCCAACCGCCTCGGCAGCAACTCGCTTCTGGAGGGGCTGGTCTTCGGGACGATCGCCGGGCGGGAGGTGGTGCAGAAGGCGCGGGCCGATGTCACCACCAGCCTGAAGCACCCGCTCATCAAATATCAGATTCCGCACTCGAATCGCAGTCAACTCGACGTTCCCGACGTGCGCAATTCCCTTCGCGCCCTGATGTGGCGCAACGTGGGCATCACGCGCACCGCGCAGCCGCTGACGGAGGCCGAGGAGATCATCCGATTCTGGCACCGCTACGTGATGGACAAGGTCTTCGATTCGCCCGAGGGCTGGGAATGCCAGAACATGCTGACGGCCTCGCTGCTGGTCACCTGCGCGGCCCAGCTTCGCAAGGAGAGCCGGGGCGTCCATTACCGGGTGGATCACCCGGAGACGGACGATGCGCACTTCAGGAAGCATATCGAGATCGTCAAAGCCAACTGA
- a CDS encoding site-2 protease family protein, translated as MFGKKIHLFTLFGFDVGVDLTWILLALLVVWSLATGLFPHYFPGMPSSIYWWMGVGGALGLFVSIVFHEFCHSLVARRFGLPMKGITLFIFGGVAEMSEEPPSAKSEFLMAIAGPISSIVLGGVLYGAGQLGRYAGGPEAVNAVLLYLAFLNAILAGFNMIPAFPLDGGRVLRSILWKVRGDLRWATHIASVLGSAFGTALIVLGVVVFFSGSLVGGIWYFLIGWFIRNASRMSYKQVLIRNALGGEEIGRFMQREPVTVSPTLSIDELVNDYFYRFHHRMFPVTNGEGLVGCVTAKQVRELPREQWSRHNVGELTVPCSKDNTISADADAVEALSMMNRTGNSRLLVVDENHLVGIVTLKDMLRFLSLKIDLEEG; from the coding sequence ATGTTTGGAAAGAAGATCCATCTGTTCACGCTCTTCGGATTTGACGTTGGCGTCGATTTGACGTGGATTCTGCTGGCGCTGCTGGTGGTCTGGTCGTTGGCGACGGGGTTGTTTCCGCACTACTTCCCCGGTATGCCGTCATCGATCTACTGGTGGATGGGTGTCGGAGGCGCGCTGGGGTTGTTCGTCTCGATCGTGTTCCACGAGTTCTGCCATTCGCTCGTGGCGCGGCGATTCGGGTTGCCGATGAAGGGGATCACGCTGTTCATTTTCGGGGGCGTCGCGGAGATGTCCGAAGAGCCTCCCAGTGCCAAATCGGAGTTTCTCATGGCCATCGCCGGGCCGATTTCGAGCATTGTATTGGGGGGGGTCCTATACGGCGCCGGCCAATTGGGCCGCTACGCCGGAGGGCCGGAGGCGGTCAACGCGGTGCTTCTGTACCTGGCGTTTCTCAATGCCATCCTCGCAGGTTTCAACATGATCCCCGCGTTTCCTCTGGACGGCGGCCGGGTCCTGCGTTCGATTCTCTGGAAGGTCCGGGGCGATCTGCGCTGGGCCACGCACATCGCATCGGTTCTCGGCTCGGCGTTTGGGACGGCCCTGATCGTTCTGGGTGTCGTCGTCTTCTTCAGCGGTAGTCTGGTTGGAGGGATCTGGTACTTCCTCATCGGCTGGTTCATCCGGAACGCCTCCCGGATGTCCTACAAGCAGGTCCTGATCCGTAACGCACTCGGCGGCGAGGAGATCGGACGGTTCATGCAGCGAGAGCCTGTCACGGTGTCGCCGACTCTCTCTATCGATGAACTGGTGAACGACTATTTCTATCGCTTTCATCACCGGATGTTCCCCGTGACCAACGGCGAGGGGCTTGTCGGGTGCGTGACAGCAAAGCAGGTCCGGGAACTGCCCCGAGAGCAATGGAGCCGACACAACGTCGGCGAGCTGACGGTTCCATGCTCGAAGGACAACACGATCTCGGCGGATGCCGATGCGGTGGAGGCGTTGTCTATGATGAACCGGACCGGCAACAGCCGCCTGCTGGTCGTTGATGAAAACCACCTGGTGGGCATCGTAACGCTTAAGGATATGCTCAGGTTTCTCTCTCTCAAGATCGACCTTGAAGAGGGATGA
- the tadA gene encoding tRNA adenosine(34) deaminase TadA — translation MIHPNGEPVVDSSDEQYMRRAIDAAMIAEENGDVPIGAVIVYRNQVIGRAWNQREQLNDPTAHAEIIALTQAASSIGSWRLHGCTIYVTLEPCPMCAGALVLGRLDRLVYGCPDPKTGACGSLYDIVRDERLNHRLEVTSGVLADECAALLQAFFRQRRNNGGGSAVS, via the coding sequence ATGATCCACCCCAACGGCGAGCCTGTGGTAGATTCTTCTGATGAGCAGTACATGCGCAGGGCGATCGATGCGGCGATGATCGCTGAGGAGAACGGGGACGTGCCCATCGGGGCGGTCATCGTCTACCGGAATCAGGTGATCGGGCGGGCCTGGAACCAGCGAGAGCAGCTCAACGATCCGACCGCGCACGCGGAGATCATCGCGCTGACCCAGGCGGCCAGCTCCATCGGAAGCTGGCGGCTGCACGGCTGCACGATCTACGTTACGCTTGAGCCGTGCCCGATGTGCGCCGGGGCGCTGGTGCTCGGCCGGCTTGACCGCCTCGTCTACGGCTGCCCCGATCCCAAAACGGGCGCCTGCGGAAGCCTCTATGACATCGTCCGCGACGAGCGCCTCAATCACCGCCTCGAAGTCACCTCCGGCGTCCTGGCCGACGAGTGCGCCGCCCTGCTTCAGGCCTTCTTCCGGCAACGCCGCAACAACGGTGGTGGTTCCGCCGTTTCCTGA